ATTTTCATATCCAATATGAGGATTTAATGCTGTGACAAGCATAAGTGACTCATTCAAATAGGCATTTATTTTGTCACGGTTCGGTTCAATTCCAACTGCGCATCGATCGTTGAAGGAAACGATGGCGTCAGCGAGCAGCCTTGCAGATTGTAGGAAGTTATACGCAATGACTGGTTTAAACACGTTAAGCTCGAAGTTTCCTTGTGATGCGGCGAATCCAATCGTTGCATCATTTCCCATGACTTGTACAGCAACCATCGTAACTGATTCACTTTGGGTTGGATTGACTTTGCCAGGCATGATTGAGCTGCCGGGTTCATTTGCGGGGATGGATATTTCGCCGATTCCGCAGCGCGGGCCACTGGCAAGCCATCTTACATCGTTTGCGATTTTCATCATGTCGGCAGCAAGTGCTTTTAAAGCACCGTGAGTATAAACGACTTCGTCATAACTTGTTAGAGCTTGGAATTTATTCGGAGCTGAAGAGAAGTTTTTGTTTGTTGCTTTGCTTATTTCTTCAGCAACCATTTCCCCGAATTTAGGGTGGGCGTTCAGCCCCGTTCCAACAGCGGTTCCTCCAATTGCAAGATCCTTCATATAATGAACGCCGGCTTGAAGCATTTGTTCACATCTTTCAAGCATACGGTACCAGCCGCTTATTTCCTGGCCTAATGTAAGGGGCGTCGCATCTTGCAGGTGAGTTCTTCCAATTTTTATAATATCTTGAAACGCTTCGCTTTTTTGCTTTAAC
This window of the Pueribacillus theae genome carries:
- the fumC gene encoding class II fumarate hydratase; this translates as MDYRVERDTLGEMKIPADKLWAAQTQRSKENFPIGIEKMPKEVIRAFAYLKRSAAIANMKLGKLEKEKAEAIVQAADEVLEGKLDEHFPLVVWQTGSGTQSNMNVNEVLATRSTQILKEQGIDLKIHPNDDVNKSQSSNDTFPTALHVAGVIAVEDQVLPAIRTLMKTLKQKSEAFQDIIKIGRTHLQDATPLTLGQEISGWYRMLERCEQMLQAGVHYMKDLAIGGTAVGTGLNAHPKFGEMVAEEISKATNKNFSSAPNKFQALTSYDEVVYTHGALKALAADMMKIANDVRWLASGPRCGIGEISIPANEPGSSIMPGKVNPTQSESVTMVAVQVMGNDATIGFAASQGNFELNVFKPVIAYNFLQSARLLADAIVSFNDRCAVGIEPNRDKINAYLNESLMLVTALNPHIGYENAAKIAKLAHKEGSTLKEAAVKTGLLTEEQFDEYVRPENMISPKE